The DNA segment CCCAAGTCGCCACACTCGAGCGAATCGAGGGGGAAACAGCGACTCCCGAAGTGGAGCGGGGTGGAGTGACGGCGGTTTCCGAGCGAGTGGTCGAGATTCTTGGCCTCGACTACGGGTCGTTCACCACAGCCGTACTACTGCCTCAAGGTGACTTCGCGTCCTTCCTCAGGGGGGACGTGACGGAGCGTCGGAGAATTCTCATTCGCCTTCTGGACCTGCACAGGTTCGAACGCGCAGGGGCGCTCGCGCGGAAGAAGGCGAGTGACCTTCGGGCGGCGGTAGAGACCAGAGTAGAACTGCTTGCGCAGGAGTTTGGCGACGCGACGGGCGAGGCTCTTGAAGAGGCCGCGAAGCGGGCGCAGGAAGCTGAAGAGGCCGCCGGCACCGTGGAAGCAGCGTACCGGGCCGCGCGCGACAGCTTGGCCGTGAGAACGACGGTCGCCGGCCGCTGCGGCGACATCGCCGACTTGGCGACCGCTCTCGACGCTCAAGGGCCACAACTCGAAGAGTCGGCTGCCACGTTGAAGGAGCAGAGCGCGCGCGAGGCGGAGACCAAATCCGCCGTCGACGCTGCCGAGCGCGTGCAATCGGATGCTCAGGAGGCGAGGCGTCAGGCGCGGGAGACGTGGAATGAGACTGAGGAAGAGACGGGAGGGGAGGGAGTCCTCGCCACGCTCAAGGCGGCTGCCGAATCCCTGAGGCAGGCGGATGAGGAGATCAAGAGCCGCTCCGTCGAAGTCGACGAGAACGCGCAGGCGCTGGAGGAGGCCAAGTCGCGAGCTGAGGAGTTGCAGGCGAAGCAGGAGTCGGCACACAAGGCCGAAGCTGACGCGACGGAGGCGCATGAGGTGGCTGTCAAGGTGCGAAGTTCGGCCGAGGAAACGCTCAGGATCGCGGAACACGCGGAGAAACTCAGCCAAGATCTCCAAGCCAAGGTCGCGGAGTCGGAAGCACTCGGTGACGAGGTGGCGGAAATCGAAGCGGATCGCCAAGAGGCCCTGAAGGACCGCCACGGGGCAGAATCCAAACTCCAAGTGATTGAAGCTGAGCACCGGGCCGCAGTGTTGAGGTTGCACTTGGAGGAAGGAGATGAGTGTCCCGTCTGTGGGGCCTCCATCGAGGAACTCCCGGCAACGGAAGCGGAAACCGAGTCAGTGCTGGCAGAACACAGAACCGTGCTTCAAGAGGCACAGGAGACCTTTGTCAGCACCGAGAAGCGGCTCTCTTCGAAGGTGACAAAGCAGGAGGAGTGTGACGCCGCAGCCAAGGCACTTGAGCAGCAATTGGAGGAACTAGAACACGCGATATCACCAGAGGATGCAAGAGCAGCGAGGGCGAGGGCAACCAAGCGCGAAGCGGATGCCAAGAGAAACTTGGATGCCGAAGGAGACCGGAACGCGGCGATCTTGGACGAGTTGGCCGAGTCGAAGGCGAAGCTGGCCGCGCTCCAAGCCACCGGGAGGG comes from the Candidatus Palauibacter soopunensis genome and includes:
- a CDS encoding SMC family ATPase, which codes for MRPVRLVVEGFTSFRKAQEIDFGKLDLFVIAGPTGSGKTSILDAVTLALYGMVPRAGKRDLKELISLGASEAKVQLDFRVADAEYRVARRIRKQGAQVATLERIEGETATPEVERGGVTAVSERVVEILGLDYGSFTTAVLLPQGDFASFLRGDVTERRRILIRLLDLHRFERAGALARKKASDLRAAVETRVELLAQEFGDATGEALEEAAKRAQEAEEAAGTVEAAYRAARDSLAVRTTVAGRCGDIADLATALDAQGPQLEESAATLKEQSAREAETKSAVDAAERVQSDAQEARRQARETWNETEEETGGEGVLATLKAAAESLRQADEEIKSRSVEVDENAQALEEAKSRAEELQAKQESAHKAEADATEAHEVAVKVRSSAEETLRIAEHAEKLSQDLQAKVAESEALGDEVAEIEADRQEALKDRHGAESKLQVIEAEHRAAVLRLHLEEGDECPVCGASIEELPATEAETESVLAEHRTVLQEAQETFVSTEKRLSSKVTKQEECDAAAKALEQQLEELEHAISPEDARAARARATKREADAKRNLDAEGDRNAAILDELAESKAKLAALQATGREAEKARDLAWERVEAANIRLSDGLGDPIPEPVEDVIEARMTRLRDAADVRKKAEAAHEEAEEAHRKAVQAWKVVDDGLADLDRQRGHHRTLLGERCVQLRRLEVEVPDPPQPPDPEDRKAETHGLHAYSRSLRETAGQQIAELETAVEALDASICVSASDVGIEAASLDAAAATSALEETAREARRTADQSAVAVASIEKQLERKAQLQEDIDEKRDRMYQYDKVANELKTDRFIGFLLDESIGDLALRASNELKKISAGQYSLTSFKNNFTVIDHANADERRSVVTLSGGETFLASLALALALAHGIADIAGHSAGARLDAMFIDEGFGTLDPESLDQAVEALERLRDGERMVGIITHVPTLTERIPDGLSVERKVGGTVVRVR